The genome window GCTGCTCCAGGTGTGAGCATGAGGCTCTCCCTGTCCGGCAGTGCGGGAGCAGGAGCCTGCATCCTCCTCGCATTCCTCTGAGCCCGCTGGGatgccagcagccctggggacccACACTGACATGGAGCACCAGGAAGGGGGAGGCAGGGCGCCTTTGAGAAGACCTCTCGAGACCTCTCCACAGCTCAGCCTGGGAACGAAAAAATTATTTACCCAACTTGACTCTAGTTTCCCACAAACACACAGGCTGGAGAAGGTTGTACATGTTCCTCAGCAACTCCAGCCTTGCTGGAGACGGGACCGTGTGGGCTGTTGCACACTAAACCCACCTctcctggggagcccagcacggGTGTCCTCTGCTGCTCAACCAACAGGGACTTCATTACCAGAAAGGatgaagaggaaattaaagagCCTCCATCTTAACAGGTCTGGCACTTTATAGCAGAGGAACATATTTTTCTATCAGTTCAGCGTTGCAGCTCACGGACCCTTCCACACCAGCTTGCCTTCAGCTCCCACCTCGTGCCCATCACCCTCACCAGGCCGTCCCTGCTCTTCTGCACCACGATTCCCCCCCGGTCCCGCaaaggagcagctctgtgctctgACCAgcacaaaacagcagcaactcCCAGCAGAGATGCATCTGGGCACCATTTCTCCTCCATAAAAACTGGATGAGCTCCCTGAAACAGATGCTTCCAGGCTGAGGAGGACCACAGGGATCACCGAGTCCAGTTGGCTGCGTCATGTTACCCTGATACAGTAAAAGCTCTTTTCCCTGCCAGAGGAGCATGGGCCATCAGCTGTAcgagcagggagaggggatcCGGCCTCCCACCACTCACTCACCCCTGCCAGCTCACAGGCTGCTGGATGCTCACAGCACCAGAAGCCACTCTTGCTGCTCTGGGCTTTGCTGATTTGGAGCTACACTACAGCTGCTGAGACACTTCTCCAGCTGGGGAGCAACCTCCAGCTGCCTTTGGGCATCCTGCAAAACCTGCTCTTAGACAACAAAATCTatttcctcccccccagcccacagaAGGAGTCTCAAGCCAGCCCTTGGCACTTTGCGATGGGCCCGGGGAGCCCTTGCCCCACAGGAGCATCCTGCCCAAGCCCCCTCCCCGTCCTCTcacaacagggagaaaaaaggctgcagcaaccaaagagaaaattaagccAAGGGCCAGGCTCACCCcttcccaggcagagctgggttAGAGAGCAGCTGAACAGCAACAGCTTCCTCCAGCACAAAGGGAGCTGGGACTGGCCATAAAAAAAAACTAGGACAAGGAAGAAGTCTGACCTTCCAGAAAATGGTGCTATGTTTGGACTATTCCTGACTAGTCACTTGAAGCTATGGACAGTTTGTATTTCAGTTCTCAGCTattcatttctaaaaattgAAAGGAACTTTGTACAAAatagggcatttttttttttttttttttttttttttttttttgcttgcagagaaggaagatggTGCCCATGCAGTTGTCCTTGCATGGGCAGCTTTCTGAGGCAGTTGATAACTGATCCTGTTAAAAggctgtgttttgttgtttttaaaaccttgtACATTCGTTCaggttttaaaagctgaaaaagtgtttgtactggaaaggaaaaaaaataaagtatttcttgCTGAGGTTCCCAGGATCAAAATGACTTGTGtggctttcagaaaagcagagctagAGTTAAAGCACGGAGGCAGGCAGACTAGGAGATGATTTACACTCTCACCCACggtcagggaaggagaaggtggaTGCCAGATCGGAGGAAGGAGCCCAGCAGTGCTCctgcctgttttgttttatgtagTTACAGCTGAGAGCTCCCAGAGCAGGGGCAGCAGGCTGGCTGAACATCCAGCAAGGCTGGCAACCAGATTTCAGAGAAATCCCCCACCCAGCATAGAGACAGGCTGGTTGAGTCCCAGCCCAACCCTGCTTTAGGATAGCTGAGCTTTCCTCGAACGCTCCAATACAGGGGCACAGGAATAAGCTCCTGCTCTAGCACAAGATCGTGGCAGCCTACTGGCACAGGAGAGATTCaccccatgcacacacacataaagCCAGGGTTTGCTTCCTGTATTAAAtcaattttgcaaaattacCTGAAGGtagcaggcaaaaaaataaaaagagtcTTCTTCTAGTGCAGCTGCTCCACAGTCCAAGGAAGCTGTAGGTCCTGCTCCCATCTCCACCAAGACCAGACCCCCTTGGCAGGGCACTTCAGCAGGACAGGATAAACTCAACCACGTTTGTAAAGTGGCACAGAGCCTGGCTCCCACTTCCATTCACAGGGCTACAGTGGACAAGAGGCAGCCTGGATTAAGGCGCTATTTATTAATTGTTGCTGTTAGTGACTATTAGTGAAGAAAACTCAAAACCCCAGCAGCTTGCATCCACCTTAACGATTTGTTAAAACATGGGACAGCTCCAATCCATCAGCTACTAAACTGCAGGTAGCTGGACTGTCTGGGAACAGTGGTCGTACTGGAGATAGAAATAGCTATGCCAGAGGCTCATCAATAAATTAGACAGTAACCCATCAccacctttaaaaaacaaagccaggCTTTAAAAGTGTTAAGAACATTAAGAGAAGACCGAGCTTATAGGAATTTCCGTTTAGTAAATGGAGTTTTTGTAGAGTCAGAGCTCCCTCTTACCCCCCTTTGGCTCCCAGAGAAGGGGTGTTTCTAGTGCAGAACATGACCTGTATTAGAAGTGCAAAATGCCTGAGCAGCaaacagggaggaggaaatgcATCTGGAGCATCCAGTCCTGGCAGAGGACACACAGGAGAGCCCTGGGTCTGGTCTCCACAGGTAACGGGGTCAGGAGAAGTCCTCCAAGTCAACAGCAGGCAGTGGAGGTCTCCAGTAGGCAAAGTGGCTGTACTCTGGACACACCAGAGCGATGCTCCCACTCTGTCCCAGGGGAGGGAAAATCAGCTCCACCAGCTCTGACAGCCGCTCATACCTATGGGGGTAAGAAACAAGTTGCATTGGGGTcattggggttttgtttgcttttctaccCCATGAGATGCTTCTCTGGGTCAAAGCCAGGTTAACCCAAAGGTGCTGAGGAACAAGCACATCGCTTACGTTGACTTGTGGTTCTTCGTGAGCTCCTGGATCAGCTCTCCCTTGGGGTTGACCGTGAATATGCGGCTCTCCGGCAGGCCCACTTGCTTGTAAGCGTAGACATCCTGCCCAAGGAAGGCCAGCGAGCCATGAAAGCTGCAGGAAGGCACCACCGCCACTTCAGCCCGagccctccctctgccccaggagACCCACTCACATTTGCTCTGTTCCCAAAGGCTGCGTAGAAGGGCAGCTTTGTGGCAAACAGGTTTTGGATGTCCATCAAGCAGGCGATCTTGAACACCTCTGGCTTCTTCTcaatcacctccctgcagcACAAGAAGCATGCACAGAGCAGAGGTCAGAGTGGCAACAGCTGGCCAGGACTGTGGGCAGCCAGGGTGTCAGGGCTCAAAGAAGTGATTTGAAGGGCAAGAGAGGTTTTATGCATCAGGAGGTCTGCTGTGAAGCTCCAGGGAGGGCAGGCAGTTCCCCTGCTGCCTCCTACGAAGGCATCCTGCAGCAAGGAGGCCAGAAGCAGTTTAAGGCTGTGACATCCCTCAGTGttgagctggggaaggggggtgcTGTCCCCAGGGACACAGgaggtgcagggctggggaggaggagaggatgcGGTACCTGTGGAAGGCGGAGAAGAGGCTGCTGGGGGCGAGCAGGATGGGGCCCTTGGGGAGGGCACAGCCTTGCTCGTTGACCCATTTGAGGTAGCCTTTGGTGATGTGTGCCATGCCGATCGCTCTGGCTGAGCAGTAGAGGAACTTGTAGCCGTTCCTAGAGAGAGCACAGGGAAGCCCTCTGAGCTGTGCCCTGGACAAAGTGTcctccctctcctgctctgaggtggaggaggaggaagagggaggatgAGGCTCAATACCTGGCCTAAGCCCAAACCCTGTTCGTCCCTTCAGCAAGCAAGGTGGCTTCACAAACAATGCGACTCACTCACCCTGAGACTCAGGCTAAGACAGATCCCCCCCTGCCTCactgctgggaagcagcacCGGAGGGGGACCCCGTATCATCACCCTCCAGGCCCTTCCCAGCAGCCGCACGCCCATCCCGGCTGCGAAGCACCCTTTGCTGCTTGGTACCCGTGCAATCGGATGGGACCCCCCCAGGCCAGCACCTTTATCACACCGGGCTGCCTGCAGCTTGTGGGGAGCTGGACACAGCCCCTGCAGACCCCCAAGCTGCCAGCACGGCTGGATGGGCAGCTCGGGCAGAGGGGGTACGGTGCTTTTGCGGGCTCGGAGGCTGCAGGAGACAGCCGAGGTGGCAGcgagggcagccccagccccgcagcagCACACCCGCAGCCCTCCGGGGAGCGGGAGCCCCGCGTCCCCCACCCCGGGGCCGGGACGAGCCATCCGCGGGCCCACAGTGCCTCTTAGCGGCCACAGGTGCCAGGGACGGAGCCGAAGGCCGGGCTCCGCCGGGACCCGCTGCCAGCCTCCGCCGGGTGCGGGGACAGCCTCGCACCTCGGGGCGGGTCGGTCCCCGGGGGTATGGGAAGCGGTAGGTGGGCACCCAGAGAGGCAACCGGCACCGGTCCGCGGGGCTGGCGGTGCTGGGTGGACCCCCGTGCCGCTGCTGCACAGCGACCCAAAGGTATTCGGCTATGCTTGTGGCCTCCCAGGTGTCATCTTGTGAGATTTCACCTCCTTCAGTGCTCAGCTACATCGCCCCAGCAAAGCCTCCGCTGACACACGCTCCTCCCAGGGAAGGCAACGCAAGCAtctgctcccagcacccaggggaCGCCCCCTGCTTTCACCCCCCAGCATCATCCAGACAGCACAGCAAGCATCAACCATCACCGGCGGCAGAAAATTAGACTATTTTGGCCAGCATCAGTAAGGAGCCCTGAATCTGTCTCCCACTCAGCCTCTCCTCCATCATCCTCCTGCTTCCCCTTGGCCTCAGTTGATGCGATACCTACAGGTGGATTTTGTGGAAGAGCTTAGCAATCCCATGATGAGTCCAGTCTTTTCCCAGATGCGGCAAGATGTGCCCAAGAGCATCCGACCTATAAAGAAAGGAGAGCAGGTTAGGATGATCCAACCTGGTGGGTATGTGGAAGGCGATGGGGTTTGTGATCCCTCCTGGCTGTTTATGCAAGCCTTGAAAGGATACTTTCCCCTAACAGGTGGGAGCAGGGCCCTTTACTTGGTGATGGTGCCATCGATGTCCGAGATCACCACCTTGTCATCCCAGTTCCACAGGTAGATGGTGGCCTCACAGCGGCACGTGCCCTGGTACTGAGTCGTCACACTGAACGCCACCTCGTTGGGGCCATCCTGCAGTTTCAGCCTCCCCTGTGGCAAAGTGGGAACAAGTGTGGTATACCAGCACTGATTCACACCAGTCCAAGGCTTGCCAGCTGGCTGGACCAGAGACCCCAAGCCTCTACAGGGTGACCACCCAGGGTGAAATACTTGGATGCCCTATAAAAACATGAGGTCAGCAGTAGAGAAATCCCTGTTTAAGGCTTGTCTCACCCCTACACACAGAAGCAGGCAGTGAAGGAGGAGTAAAGCACATACAATTTGTTCAGAGGAGAGCCGCAGGGATTTCTTGTAGGTTGGCAGAGATTTCTGTGCAGGGGCATCCATTGCTAACGCgtccctggggtgcaggggctCATCGTCACTGGATGacccctcttcctcctgcctatACAAAGAATGGAAGAGCATGTTGACTTTACTCTGCAGACCACGGCTTTCCCCATGAGTACCAGGGGAGGTCTGGAGGCAACCCAGGACAACCCACCCACCAGGAAGCAGCCATGAAGGAACTTGGCTGGACTGGGGTCAGCCAGAGCCTTAACAGAGCTTTCTGACCTCATACATTAGGTAGATTGGGAATAACAGGTCATTTAGGAGGAGAAGAGATCAGGAGCATGCACAGACTCCTAAAGGTAACCTAGGAGGGAGGCACTCACCTCTGCTGAGCAGAGTCAGGCTGCAGCGTCCCCATGTTGGCTTTCCCTGGCCTcgactgctgctgcaggcagagagtAGTATCATTAGCACGTCAGTGCCaagggcaggagcagaagcTGCTTTGCTTTACTGCCATTTGGAGCAGCGATACCAGAAAAGAGGTGGCAATACATCCCCCTGCCATCATAAGGACACTGCCTCAGGGAAGAGGAACCACAACCTGGTACTGTGGTGGGGCAGGGAGACCAGCAAACACACGTGGTGCCTGGGCTGTGGCACGAGGGGCACGTGACAAGAGGTCTCACCATTACAAGGTCCACGTTACCACTTTACCAGGTGTTGTTCTGCTGCTCAGGCATTAACAGACTCGAGGGGAGAGCAGCAAACTTCAGAAGTCACCTTGCCAACAGGACCCTCTGGCTGCCCTCATACTCAGCCTCAGACCATTCCCAGGACTCTGCTGCTCTCCTACACCCACCACTGCCAGCCACCAGAATGACACCTGTCCCCTGGGGACACAGTTGTCACAGCCACTGCTGCAAACACACCTCCTCTGCTGGGaactctctcctcctccaggagAACCACCACCTGCTGCCTTTCTTGGGCATCTTCTCCTTCACCAGTTGGTCAATGGTGCTCTGCGAATGTGGATGAAGTCAGCCCTCAGCCCAGGGAGGCTCAGCTGCCAATAGGCTAAGGAGACCCTTGTCCAGGCAGGGTTTCCTTTGCCAGATTATTCACAGGGTAAGATGTGTGACTCCTGCCACACTGTGAGCTGAGGTGGTTTTGGGGTGAAGGGTACAATGACCAGTTACCTTCAtgcagcttgaaaaaaaagatctggaTGCCTTATTCCACACAACCCCAGCCAGGTCTACAGAGCCCTGGAGCGGGCTCATGCAGTCCCAGATCCTCCAGACTGCCAGGGCCCCTGGCTCTGGCCACCCTTACACAGATACAACCATCAGAATAGGAGATTTTTGGCAAGGAAATCTCTGCTCTCCAGGTATCAGTGGTACCCAGGTACCCAAAAGCCACCCTGAGGTCCCTCAGGGGGAAAGGACAGACCTCAGGGTTTGTGGGCTGGAGTGATGTTCAGCTCTGCCCCAGACTGCCCACAAAGCCCCAGATGGGCAGCTTGGCCTCTTGCAGCCCCACCACACTCTTCAAGCCCTGCTGAGAAGCATGGCCAGTAAATATGTTGTGCCACTGACCTCAGGAATGTTTCTCTGGAAAGCCTGCAGGGACAGGACCATGGGAGCAGCCACTGCCCAGTTGTAATACCTGAAAGAAGCAAGAAAGATGAGATCACCACCCCTCCTGGAGCAAGGGCTATTTTCGGATCGCCATCCTGCAGCATGGCCAGAAGGTCCCCTCCCACAACTACTGCGGTATAATCACTGTCTGGGATGGAGTCACACTCCTACAGGAGCTTTTCTGTAGGGACAAAGGGGCCACACTGCTCATCTCAGAATGAAGCAACAGGAAGAGCAGGCCACTCACTTCTTGTTGATCAGTATCACCAGGTTTGGGTCATCGATGAGTCCCGGATTCTCAGCAAACTGCTGGTAGGAGACCATGTgcttcatgaacttctctggTGGGAGAGCGGCTATGTCATGCCACTGGTGTACATAATGGATTTCAGGACAGCAgattccccctcccctcccacctaCCGCGGGAGatctgcctgctgccccccaggCCTCCGCACAGCGACAGGGCAATCGCAGGCATCAAATCAGAGTCCGAGTCCGTGGGGCTGTTGGCAGGCAAGTCGGATGGCAGCTGGACACACAGGGGGTTGCTGGGGTCTGCCACAGGCCTTGAACTCTGCTCTGTGTCGCTGCcagcaagagaagaaacagtgGCAACATCAGGCAATAGCTTTAGACACACCTCTATCCTTTGCTCTAAGGGAATTGCTCAAGAAGGTCTGAGCTTGGCCAGCTGGGGCAACCCATACCTCCTGGGGAAATAGAGAGCCACCTGCTCCTCATCCAGCTGGGAGAGGTCTTCCAGGTAAACATCACTGGGACCCAAGTGAGGACTTCTTTTGATGGATCCTCAATGCACagacagaagggaagagagCTTAGCTGAATCACATTTCCAACCACCTCAGCATCTATCAAGAAAGCTAACAGCATTTTCCGCTATTATATTCATATATCATATAAAGAAAGCATCTCTTTCCCTACTTGAAAAGCTGCCTTAAATCAACAGCGACGAAAGTACCTCAAGACACCTGCACAGGCATAAGACCACTTGCCAAGAGGACACAAAGGACAGGCCAAAGTCCTGCCTATGTTCTGCTATGCCAATCTGAAGGTGCTGTTTGAAGTTAGTACCATGCAAGATAACAGTTTGTGATCTCCCTCTTTGTACAATGAGGAATCCCAAGCATGTCTTCTTCAGGGAGAcaattttgttctgaatttatGCTGGCTGGAAGAGTAAGATTGGTTAGGACAATTAACAACATAAAAGTCCTTAAATACACCATCAAGGGAGACATATGCATGCTTCACTCTGTGTTTTTCCACCGGACTTGGTGTGCTTGGGATGAAACACACGTTAGATCAGGTGCTGCCAGACGCTTCAAGTTAAGGTAAGGTCTACACTGCTGAGAAATCTTCTAAGTATGCAAAAGCAGAGACATTCAAGGGTAGACTTCAGGGAACATGAGGCAAGAAAGCCTTCCTTGGAAGCTGGGCAGACACTGAAAGGAGGAAACCTGAGGAATGTCTCTTCAAAGCAAAGGAGCTGGTAGCACACGGAGAAGGTAAAGCAAACATGTCACACCTTGAATACCCAGGGCAGTCATGAAGGAGTTACACTGAATGAACAACCCAGCCCTACACCCAAGTCAGATACATCTCTGGGCTCAAACACTGCTTCCAGCAGCACTAGTCACCCACTCACCTTGTCTCCTCTCACTTTCCAGCTGGGGCTCAGGGGCCTCCAAgccccctgcagctccctcgAAGGGCTCCACATCTGGCTGAACGTCTGGCACAAcactcctgcctccctcctgtTTCTCTTGTTGGGCAGAGGAGGCCTCCAACAAGCTCTCTTCCCCCACAGCACTGGGGATGTCCTTCAGTCTGGGGTGGCCATTCCCATCCTGGGGTGCGGGTAGTGGCTCAACAACGGACACAGCAGAGGAACAAGGTGTGCCCTGAGGTCCTGCTGGGCTTGAACCTCCTCCCAAACCTTCAGAGCTGGCAACAAGATGGGTTGCCTCATCCACTGGGACCGGTGTCGCAGAGACAGTGGTTGCTGCTGTAGCAATCGTCTTTGTGGATTTGGCTGGTTCAACTCGTTCAGATTTATTCACctcaaggaaagcagaagaacaGGTTTGAGGACGGGAAGTTGCCCAAAGCATCAGGCAGAAGAGGACAACACCTCTAAGTCTGCCCGGCCACAGCCTCCTCTACTTTCTGCAGGCCTTTCAGACATCCCCCTCCCACCAGCTGCTAGAGGAGAGCAAGAGCAGGGACTCACCTGAGGGAGCCTTCCCCAGGTCCACTGCATGTGGGATTCAGCCCCTAGAGCAAAACTCTCCTGCGGCCTGATCTCCAGCTCAGAGTCACTTTTGGGAGAAGATGGATGGCTCAGGGTGGGGCtacaagaaaagaagggaatgTGGACCTCATCTACCCTACAGCCCCATGCTTTCCTATTACCGCAGGAACCCTGTAAGGTTGGTTTCCCATAGAGTCAGTTCTGCCCCATAAGACTATCACAAATGAGTGAGACCTATAGGAATCTGAGGCCCAAGGAAGCAAAGTGCTATGCCACCGGTTGTCTagaagcagctcagcagcagaggcaggagagccCTGTGCACACAGGCTGATTGTGTCTGTAACCATGGCCAGAAGTATCCCTCGTGGGCTCTGAGCACTCCTCCAGCCACACCATATCAGGCCAGGAAAACCCTCCTCTCATGACACTCCCAAATCCATTTTCCTTACCACCTTCCCAGCCATAAGGCACATTCCCAGCTCTCACCAAAGCTGAGCAGAGTGCCTTGGCTCTGCCCGTTACCTGTCTAGAGAGGCCAGCTCCCCATCAGAGTAAGGATGCATCTCTGGGGACTGCAATGACCTGGTTTCTTCTTCAGGGAGAtcagcaaaggagaaatacaCTGAATCActgcaaaggaggaaagaggtCAGTTATGCTACTTTCAGGTACCAGCCTCCTCTCCTGGAAAGCTGGCAATACCCAACTTCACCATTTCCACTGGCTTTCTACTCCACAAGAGGCTAGGGTCCAATTTGGAAACACTTTCTCCATGTTTCAGCACTGCTGGGCACCACCAAGTGAACCTACAGGCTTGACCCACCGCATCACCCTGCCCAGACCAAGCAGCTCACCTTGGGGCTGGCAGTTTGCACGGCTCCTCCACGGACATCTCGCTTTTGGTCTCCTCGCAGCCTTCTAACTCGGAGTCCACCACCTCCTTCCGCTTGGGCTTCCTCCTGCGTCGCCTCCTCTTGCGCAGGGTCGCTTCAGCACTGGAGGCCTCCTGCCCATGAGAGGGCTGAGCGGCATCCTCCGGGCTCTGCTCTGTGGGGATGGGGGATGTGCAGAGGCGGGAGGGGACGCTGCCCTGCAACAGGGATGGGAAGAGCCCTTCAGCTCCAGCACCCTCCTTTCCAGCCTGGCAGCTCATGGCTCTCATCTATGCAACATACACCACCAGCACAACCAACGCCACCGAGCCCTCAACCTGGGGGTGGTTTTGTGGCTAGGCCTATAAAGAAAGGTTTTGTACATACAACAcgtgaataaaaaaaaccagtagGGCTATCCAGCCACAAGCTAAAGACTTCTTTAACATGGGCAAGGAGAGACAGGCAGGAGATGGCACCACAAGACCAGAATTACAAAGGCTGCAGATGGGATTCTGCTCTAGagccctctccctgctctcaAACCCAGCCCAAGCTAGCAGCGACCACAAATCAGCCTGGGAGAGAGCTGCCAAGATTTCTGGAAGCCACAACTAGTCTCATCCCACCGCTTCCCAGTGGAGCGGGCAGCCTGCCACAGCATCTGGCTCACTCTCATCCCTGTCACAAGATCCCCCAAGAGGCCAAGCTCCGAGATATCTGCCTGGCTGGCCAGCAGCCATGCCCATTGATGGAGGCCAGTCTGAGATGCAGATATTTGGTCTATGCTCCCTCAGGGTGCTCCAATGCTCAGATCCTCTACACTGGTTGCAAGGCCCTTCAAGCAGGAACCTTTCTGGACACATGAAACATCAGAAGGGATAATGGAGTCACCGTGGGGAAGAAGAGCAATCCAAACCTGCTCCTTCCACCTCAAGCCTGCACTTCCAGGTCGTCACAGGAGGACACAGACCAGCAGCACCTCTTCATCACCAACCTCATTCTCCTCCGACTCCTGGACAAAGAAGGCCTCTCCATTGTCGCCCAGCTTCATATGCAGGTCCACAGGCtccccattgatttcaatgtCAACCTGGCGAGGGGCAGAAGAAGCCTGTCCATCTGAACCCACTCACCCATCAGTGTACAGGAAGGCACTTCCCCAGGGAGGGGATGAGTTGGGATTGCTCAGAGGGCTGACAGCCATCCAGCCTTTGAGGCAAGGGACCTCTCCCAACTTTCCTGGGAAGCACAGTCCTCTTTTGAAGAGTACAGGTTTCATTCAGGGGCATCCCCCCAAAAAATTAGCAAGCACCCCTTTCAGCAGGGTTCCCATTCTCCCCAAACAAAGTTCTTCCATAACCTCTGGGTTTTGGAAGATCCTAGGTCTGGAGACACCAGAGAGGAAGCATAATCCCAGGGCAGGCACCACTTACCACCTTCTCCTTGGAGCGCAGCACACCCAGCTTCCCAAAACGCACATGAAAAGGGGAGCACTGGAAGGAGTTATCAGGCTGCCTCACCACGACCACATCGATGCAGCCCGTCAGGGTGGCGGGATTCAGACCCCGGTACAGCTCCTTCACTGTGACAAAGACGGTCTCGGCAAGCTGCCCCACGTAGTTCATTGTTTGAGACTGCAAGTGAGAGACAGGAATAGACTCAGGTGGTGAAAAAGGGCTCCAGCAACTAAATGCAATGCGAGTTTACTCTAGGAGAGTCATTTCACAGCTGCAAATACAGCCCCATAATGGGACAGGTAAGCCtctagggaaactgaggcaaacaCATGAAGGGCCTTGATGAAGATCATCCAGGGCCTCTGTGAGCACCAGAAAACAGGACAGAAGCCAGAGCACTAGTTATCGCATTCAGCTTGGAGGAGAGAGACCTTTGCTATTGGGATGCACCATCACATTTGCCCCTTGGGAAGGCAAATACTAGCTCACAACAACACTTGGCAATCGAGCTGTCAACATCCCATTCAAACAAGAATTTTGTTGGCAGGAGAcctcctgctctgcactgtccttaaaaaaaaaaaaaccctcagggCAGAGAGGTGGGAAGtctgaggagctgctgcatACACCACATGCTCACATTGAACAGAATCCAAATCTAATGTTTCCCAGAGGGGAAGGCATCCCACCTAGGCATTGCTGAATTGGCCAGACATGGCCCTTGTTAAAGCCAGAACTCCATGGTCTCCATGTCTTGGCCCCTGCTGCCATTATTGATCTCCCCAGGGAATCCCAGCAAAGGGGCTTTGCTGCCTGGAGGGTACCCGGACAGCTCTGCAACACTGTTTTCACAAGGCACTGCTGCACTCCAAGGTTGTGTGGCTCCTGGTTTTCATCAGCAAGAACACATGGAGGGAAAGCCTTGCCTGTTCCCCGCTCATCCTTTTGCCTGCTCACGTCCTCCAGCTTCTCACTCCCCAAGCCGAGACAACTCTCCTCCACTGCGCTGGAGGAAAGGCATGGCTGCAAAGGCAGAGATTCGTGTGGTCCACGCTGGGGcttgcagcacagccaggccTCCAGCCATGTGAGATGGCATGCAGGCTCCAAATGGCTTATGTGCAGCCCCCCTTC of Aquila chrysaetos chrysaetos chromosome 3, bAquChr1.4, whole genome shotgun sequence contains these proteins:
- the LPIN3 gene encoding phosphatidate phosphatase LPIN3 isoform X2, encoding MRHSCSGVRTGRWLGGPPLAQSQTMNYVGQLAETVFVTVKELYRGLNPATLTGCIDVVVVRQPDNSFQCSPFHVRFGKLGVLRSKEKVVDIEINGEPVDLHMKLGDNGEAFFVQESEENEGSVPSRLCTSPIPTEQSPEDAAQPSHGQEASSAEATLRKRRRRRRKPKRKEVVDSELEGCEETKSEMSVEEPCKLPAPSDSVYFSFADLPEEETRSLQSPEMHPYSDGELASLDSPTLSHPSSPKSDSELEIRPQESFALGAESHMQWTWGRLPQVNKSERVEPAKSTKTIATAATTVSATPVPVDEATHLVASSEGLGGGSSPAGPQGTPCSSAVSVVEPLPAPQDGNGHPRLKDIPSAVGEESLLEASSAQQEKQEGGRSVVPDVQPDVEPFEGAAGGLEAPEPQLESERRQGSIKRSPHLGPSDVYLEDLSQLDEEQVALYFPRSDTEQSSRPVADPSNPLCVQLPSDLPANSPTDSDSDLMPAIALSLCGGLGGSRQISREKFMKHMVSYQQFAENPGLIDDPNLVILINKKYYNWAVAAPMVLSLQAFQRNIPESTIDQLVKEKMPKKGSRWWFSWRRREFPAEEQSRPGKANMGTLQPDSAQQRQEEEGSSSDDEPLHPRDALAMDAPAQKSLPTYKKSLRLSSEQIGRLKLQDGPNEVAFSVTTQYQGTCRCEATIYLWNWDDKVVISDIDGTITKSDALGHILPHLGKDWTHHGIAKLFHKIHLNGYKFLYCSARAIGMAHITKGYLKWVNEQGCALPKGPILLAPSSLFSAFHREVIEKKPEVFKIACLMDIQNLFATKLPFYAAFGNRANDVYAYKQVGLPESRIFTVNPKGELIQELTKNHKSTYERLSELVELIFPPLGQSGSIALVCPEYSHFAYWRPPLPAVDLEDFS
- the LPIN3 gene encoding phosphatidate phosphatase LPIN3 isoform X1 — protein: MRHSCSGVRTGRWLGGPPLAQSQTMNYVGQLAETVFVTVKELYRGLNPATLTGCIDVVVVRQPDNSFQCSPFHVRFGKLGVLRSKEKVVDIEINGEPVDLHMKLGDNGEAFFVQESEENEGSVPSRLCTSPIPTEQSPEDAAQPSHGQEASSAEATLRKRRRRRRKPKRKEVVDSELEGCEETKSEMSVEEPCKLPAPSDSVYFSFADLPEEETRSLQSPEMHPYSDGELASLDSPTLSHPSSPKSDSELEIRPQESFALGAESHMQWTWGRLPQVNKSERVEPAKSTKTIATAATTVSATPVPVDEATHLVASSEGLGGGSSPAGPQGTPCSSAVSVVEPLPAPQDGNGHPRLKDIPSAVGEESLLEASSAQQEKQEGGRSVVPDVQPDVEPFEGAAGGLEAPEPQLESERRQGSIKRSPHLGPSDVYLEDLSQLDEEQVALYFPRSDTEQSSRPVADPSNPLCVQLPSDLPANSPTDSDSDLMPAIALSLCGGLGGSRQISREKFMKHMVSYQQFAENPGLIDDPNLVILINKKYYNWAVAAPMVLSLQAFQRNIPESTIDQLVKEKMPKKGSRWWFSWRRREFPAEEQQSRPGKANMGTLQPDSAQQRQEEEGSSSDDEPLHPRDALAMDAPAQKSLPTYKKSLRLSSEQIGRLKLQDGPNEVAFSVTTQYQGTCRCEATIYLWNWDDKVVISDIDGTITKSDALGHILPHLGKDWTHHGIAKLFHKIHLNGYKFLYCSARAIGMAHITKGYLKWVNEQGCALPKGPILLAPSSLFSAFHREVIEKKPEVFKIACLMDIQNLFATKLPFYAAFGNRANDVYAYKQVGLPESRIFTVNPKGELIQELTKNHKSTYERLSELVELIFPPLGQSGSIALVCPEYSHFAYWRPPLPAVDLEDFS